The Roseimicrobium gellanilyticum genome contains a region encoding:
- a CDS encoding glycerate kinase: protein MRILLALDKFKGSLTAKQAAEAVTRGLKRGGVQADIEVCPIADGGEGFTESVLTALGGQWQEAPAHDAQGRPVMARYGLIHHDDHLEAIMEMSAASGLALVSDLSLDPATASTAGTGEMMLHAMQQGAQRILIGIGGSATNDGGTGMASVLGCQFLGDNEQPVGRLPADLDKVRRIAKERMLNCEVVVACDVCNPLLGEHGCTRVYGPQKGVKDVAFFEGRMQRLADMVTRDLGCDHRNNPGAGAAGGLGFGLMSFCGAQLKCGFDLVADVTGLLERVKRADLVITGEGKLDAQTLHGKGPMGVAEMARDAGKPVIGIGGIIDASDELRSRFQALWQVKPEAMGIPEAVSRAAELLEETVVQHSGEILHLAGKA from the coding sequence ATGCGTATTCTGCTCGCCCTCGACAAATTCAAAGGCTCACTCACAGCCAAGCAGGCAGCCGAAGCGGTGACGCGCGGTCTGAAGCGTGGTGGCGTGCAGGCAGACATTGAAGTTTGCCCGATTGCCGACGGCGGTGAGGGCTTCACGGAATCTGTGCTCACGGCGCTGGGTGGGCAGTGGCAGGAGGCTCCGGCGCATGATGCCCAAGGGCGTCCCGTGATGGCGCGGTACGGGCTTATCCATCACGACGACCATCTTGAGGCCATCATGGAGATGAGCGCCGCTTCTGGTCTGGCGCTGGTGAGCGACCTTTCTCTGGATCCTGCTACCGCGAGCACGGCTGGCACGGGTGAAATGATGCTCCACGCCATGCAGCAGGGGGCTCAGCGAATTCTGATTGGGATCGGCGGCAGCGCTACCAATGACGGGGGCACGGGCATGGCATCAGTGCTGGGCTGTCAGTTTCTGGGTGACAATGAGCAGCCAGTGGGTCGGCTCCCGGCGGATCTGGACAAAGTCCGCCGCATTGCCAAGGAGCGCATGCTGAACTGCGAGGTCGTGGTGGCTTGCGATGTGTGTAATCCGCTGCTGGGGGAACATGGCTGTACCCGCGTGTACGGGCCCCAGAAGGGCGTGAAGGACGTGGCCTTCTTCGAGGGGCGCATGCAGCGCCTGGCGGACATGGTCACACGTGACTTGGGCTGCGACCATCGGAACAATCCGGGTGCTGGCGCCGCCGGTGGGCTGGGCTTCGGCCTCATGAGCTTCTGCGGTGCGCAGCTGAAGTGCGGATTCGACCTCGTGGCGGATGTCACCGGCCTGCTCGAGCGCGTCAAGCGGGCGGATCTGGTGATCACCGGCGAGGGCAAGCTGGATGCCCAGACCCTGCATGGCAAGGGACCCATGGGGGTGGCCGAGATGGCTCGTGACGCCGGAAAGCCGGTCATCGGCATCGGCGGCATCATTGACGCGAGCGATGAGCTACGCAGCCGCTTCCAGGCGCTCTGGCAGGTGAAGCCGGAGGCCATGGGCATCCCCGAGGCGGTGTCCCGGGCTGCGGAACTGTTGGAGGAAACCGTGGTGCAGCACAGTGGCGAGATTCTCCATCTCGCAGGCAAGGCGTAA
- the fabD gene encoding ACP S-malonyltransferase, protein MSKKVVLLFAGQGAQKVGMGQDLAGAYPKVKAMFDRANEVLGFNLTDTMFNGPIEELTRTSRCQPALYVHGLAVLEALKERVPSLEIAACAGLSLGEFTAHAAGGTFDFETGLNLVFQRGSFMEEACEETKGSMAALIGGEESAVRELAAECNVDVANLNAPGQIVLSGSIEGIKQAVAKAKEKGIRKAVELTVAGAYHSRLMKSAQDKLAAVLQTTPVQMPKVPVISNYEADAVTSEMVIKNTLERQVTGSVRWSESMQLLLKDGNDLFLELGPGGVLAGLMGRIQKGTKVLTIEDTASLDAAVAELGA, encoded by the coding sequence ATGAGCAAGAAAGTCGTGTTGTTGTTTGCCGGCCAGGGCGCGCAGAAGGTGGGCATGGGCCAGGATCTCGCCGGCGCCTATCCGAAGGTGAAGGCGATGTTTGACCGCGCCAATGAAGTGCTCGGCTTCAACCTCACGGACACGATGTTCAACGGACCGATTGAGGAGCTCACGCGCACCTCGCGCTGCCAGCCTGCCCTGTATGTTCATGGTCTTGCTGTTTTGGAAGCGCTGAAGGAGCGTGTGCCCTCCCTGGAGATCGCCGCATGCGCCGGCCTTTCGCTCGGTGAGTTCACCGCGCATGCTGCGGGCGGCACGTTTGATTTTGAAACCGGTCTCAATCTGGTGTTCCAGCGAGGCAGCTTCATGGAGGAAGCCTGCGAAGAGACCAAGGGCAGCATGGCTGCTCTCATCGGTGGGGAAGAGTCCGCTGTGCGTGAACTCGCCGCCGAATGCAATGTGGATGTGGCCAATCTCAACGCGCCCGGGCAGATCGTTTTGAGCGGCAGCATTGAAGGCATCAAGCAAGCGGTGGCGAAGGCGAAAGAAAAGGGCATCCGCAAGGCGGTGGAGCTCACCGTGGCCGGCGCCTATCACAGCCGCCTCATGAAGTCCGCGCAGGACAAGCTGGCCGCTGTACTGCAGACGACGCCGGTGCAGATGCCGAAGGTGCCGGTCATCAGCAACTACGAAGCAGATGCGGTGACGAGCGAGATGGTGATCAAGAATACGCTGGAGCGTCAGGTCACCGGATCCGTGCGCTGGTCCGAGTCCATGCAGCTTCTCCTGAAGGATGGGAATGATTTGTTCCTGGAACTCGGACCCGGGGGCGTGCTCGCGGGCTTGATGGGACGCATTCAAAAGGGCACGAAGGTGCTGACGATTGAAGACACCGCGAGCCTGGATGCGGCGGTGGCGGAGTTGGGGGCGTAA
- a CDS encoding type II toxin-antitoxin system RelE family toxin has protein sequence MLQVVFNEISAAELSNLPTQVQFTIIEAMNVQPEDVEENRLGKRFGLLERGGQKLYRCRAGEWRVYFAVEGAHVKVHRVLHANTLKDFLFRSNLGGAGTAPAPAGEDETLGQSKSFWKLIDEGEKTLKVV, from the coding sequence ATGCTTCAGGTTGTCTTCAACGAAATCTCCGCCGCCGAGCTCTCCAATCTCCCCACGCAAGTCCAGTTCACCATCATCGAAGCGATGAATGTGCAGCCTGAGGACGTGGAGGAGAACCGCCTCGGCAAGCGCTTCGGTCTCCTGGAGCGCGGTGGCCAGAAGCTCTACCGCTGCCGCGCGGGTGAATGGCGCGTGTACTTCGCCGTCGAAGGCGCGCACGTGAAGGTGCATCGCGTCCTGCACGCGAACACGCTCAAGGATTTCCTTTTTCGCAGCAACCTCGGAGGCGCTGGCACTGCTCCTGCCCCTGCCGGTGAAGACGAGACCCTCGGCCAGTCGAAGAGCTTCTGGAAGCTCATTGATGAAGGCGAGAAGACACTGAAGGTGGTGTAG
- a CDS encoding Hsp33 family molecular chaperone HslO: MSEDSNASVLEVRTYFVRGRNALVARADFEPLYIDYYLHRADHGLQYTNEQDAMLKDALAGLTLHLASRPQDENCGWTMNFQKPAINLFVTGNTRPGNIAGRVFTDDVRDMGANIFSAQTTRIGHAAQQSLVQVEGNQVLSCVEQYYQQSEQRIARFFRHSEEDIAMISSQPDCDEAWLAALTEDDVRVLDQKETLSLLETRRYIWKCGCTVDRLYPILAKLSPEALKEAFGDDEVMTVQCPRCGARYRAAKEQFEAWQAKAS, encoded by the coding sequence ATGTCCGAAGACTCCAACGCCTCTGTCCTCGAAGTCCGCACCTATTTCGTGCGCGGGCGCAATGCGCTCGTGGCGCGGGCGGATTTCGAGCCGCTGTACATCGACTACTACCTGCACCGCGCGGATCACGGTCTGCAGTACACCAATGAGCAGGACGCCATGCTGAAAGACGCACTGGCGGGGCTCACGCTGCACCTCGCCTCCCGTCCCCAGGACGAGAACTGCGGGTGGACCATGAACTTCCAAAAACCTGCCATTAATCTCTTCGTCACGGGCAACACCCGCCCCGGAAACATCGCCGGCCGCGTCTTCACTGATGACGTGCGCGACATGGGCGCAAACATCTTCAGCGCGCAGACCACCCGTATCGGTCATGCCGCGCAGCAGAGCCTTGTGCAGGTGGAGGGCAATCAAGTCCTCTCCTGCGTGGAGCAGTACTACCAGCAGAGTGAGCAGCGCATCGCCCGTTTCTTCCGTCACAGCGAGGAGGACATCGCCATGATTTCCTCCCAGCCTGATTGCGATGAAGCCTGGCTCGCCGCCCTCACCGAGGATGATGTGCGCGTGCTCGACCAGAAGGAAACGCTCAGTCTCCTGGAGACGCGGCGCTACATCTGGAAGTGCGGCTGCACTGTGGACCGACTCTATCCCATCCTCGCCAAGCTCAGTCCCGAAGCTTTGAAGGAGGCCTTCGGCGATGATGAAGTCATGACCGTGCAGTGCCCCCGCTGCGGCGCGAGATATCGTGCGGCGAAAGAGCAGTTCGAGGCGTGGCAGGCGAAGGCGTCCTGA